The Desulfomicrobium apsheronum genome has a window encoding:
- a CDS encoding aspartate kinase: MALVVQKYGGSSVATPDKIRDLARRIVARHESGDKVVVVVSAMGKSTDALVGQARELAQNPDPREMDMLVSAGERISIAMMSIAINGIRPGLAVSFTGSQIGLITDCNHGDARVLEIKGDRLREALDQGRVVVVAGFQGVSTAREITTLGRGGSDTTAVAVAAALSADVCEIYSDVDGVYTSDPRLAPSARRLDTVDYETMLEMSAAGAKVLKDDAVEYARRLGVRIAAGSSSSGLIGTIVSSGNLNRDTLQAMVYHDRLRWIACEAGVPLPPDCRLCQSVEGLRVVIVDEKNAGALEGVPCVSLSLIGSRVAAQRDRISAVLARLEESGNRVLAISSTATKYEIFLEDAVPQPVVAAIHDMLFA, from the coding sequence ATGGCCCTTGTCGTTCAGAAATACGGAGGCAGCAGCGTGGCCACCCCGGACAAGATCCGGGATCTGGCGCGGCGTATCGTAGCCCGTCACGAGAGCGGGGACAAAGTGGTCGTTGTGGTCTCGGCCATGGGCAAGAGCACCGACGCGCTGGTCGGGCAGGCCCGGGAGCTGGCCCAAAACCCCGACCCGCGCGAAATGGACATGCTCGTCTCGGCCGGTGAGCGCATTTCCATCGCCATGATGAGCATCGCCATAAACGGCATCAGGCCAGGCCTGGCAGTGTCTTTCACCGGCTCGCAGATAGGGCTGATCACCGACTGCAATCACGGGGACGCGAGGGTTCTGGAGATAAAGGGCGACCGCCTGCGTGAGGCTCTGGATCAGGGCCGCGTGGTCGTCGTGGCCGGATTTCAGGGCGTGTCCACGGCCAGGGAGATCACCACCCTTGGCCGGGGCGGCTCGGACACCACGGCCGTGGCGGTGGCGGCGGCTCTTTCGGCCGACGTGTGCGAGATCTATTCGGATGTGGACGGGGTCTATACCTCGGACCCGCGTCTTGCGCCCTCGGCCCGTCGTTTGGACACCGTGGATTACGAGACCATGCTTGAGATGTCCGCCGCCGGGGCCAAGGTCTTGAAGGACGACGCAGTGGAGTATGCCCGCCGTCTGGGGGTGCGCATCGCCGCCGGGTCCAGCAGTTCCGGGCTCATCGGAACCATCGTTTCGAGCGGGAATCTGAACCGCGATACCCTGCAGGCCATGGTCTATCATGACCGTCTGCGCTGGATCGCCTGTGAAGCGGGCGTGCCGCTGCCTCCGGACTGCCGGTTGTGCCAGTCCGTGGAGGGGCTGCGTGTCGTCATCGTGGACGAAAAAAATGCCGGAGCCCTGGAAGGTGTCCCGTGCGTGAGTCTGTCCCTCATCGGTTCGCGGGTGGCGGCGCAGCGCGACCGGATCAGCGCGGTGCTGGCTCGCCTGGAAGAGTCCGGGAACCGCGTTCTGGCCATCAGCAGCACGGCCACGAAGTATGAGATTTTTCTGGAAGACGCGGTGCCCCAGCCCGTGGTGGCCGCGATTCACGACATGCTTTTCGCGTAG
- a CDS encoding universal stress protein yields the protein MDRHILLTVSDDFSSLQAVRFVAGFFATADYPQLTLLYVAPNPKAGLTEAEIIQDYGNLTRRETQTKSLAQTALDRAEELLVNKHFPRANIHKKITFKQLGTAKDIIQEGIAGIYDAIALGRRGLSRLEELINESVSKQIFTTPMEIPLWICRSNEKPAPSVLLCTDGSPASLRCADHVGFMLANAPEHEITLLHVDCGTSPAVPEDALAQARRMLEENGVAGRRIHQKIVKCTSITDTILNMTRDGAYGVLATGRTGRGESRTQHLLGSVSMNLLKQLESTTLWICH from the coding sequence ATGGACAGACATATTCTGTTGACCGTAAGTGATGACTTCAGCTCCCTGCAGGCCGTACGATTCGTTGCCGGATTCTTTGCCACCGCCGACTATCCGCAGTTGACCCTCCTCTACGTCGCCCCGAATCCCAAGGCAGGACTGACGGAGGCGGAGATCATCCAGGATTACGGAAACCTGACCCGCAGGGAAACCCAGACCAAGAGCCTGGCCCAGACCGCCCTCGACAGGGCCGAGGAACTGCTTGTGAACAAGCATTTTCCCCGGGCCAACATCCACAAGAAAATCACCTTTAAACAGCTCGGCACGGCCAAGGACATCATTCAGGAAGGCATCGCCGGCATCTATGACGCCATCGCTCTGGGCCGCAGGGGCTTGTCCCGTCTGGAAGAACTTATCAACGAAAGCGTGAGTAAACAAATATTCACCACGCCCATGGAAATTCCACTGTGGATCTGTCGCAGCAACGAAAAACCCGCCCCAAGCGTGCTGCTCTGCACTGACGGCTCTCCCGCCAGCCTACGCTGCGCCGACCATGTCGGTTTCATGCTCGCCAACGCCCCCGAACACGAGATAACCTTGCTGCACGTGGACTGTGGCACATCCCCGGCAGTCCCGGAGGACGCCTTGGCCCAGGCCCGGCGCATGCTCGAAGAAAACGGCGTTGCCGGACGTCGCATTCATCAGAAGATTGTAAAATGCACGAGCATCACGGATACCATCCTGAACATGACCCGGGATGGTGCATATGGCGTCCTGGCCACGGGGCGCACGGGACGGGGAGAAAGCAGAACCCAGCACCTTTTGGGCTCGGTCAGCATGAACCTGCTCAAACAACTCGAATCCACGACCTTGTGGATCTGCCACTAG
- a CDS encoding RtcB family protein, which produces MRESSGNHFVEWGILDVPGAMPGLPEGTYLALMSHSGSRGTGGEVAKHYSALARRLHPELPRALGHLAWLGLDTDEGREYWAAMELMGRYSAASHALIHAAVAGSLGLTPMRSIENHHNFAWREIHDGREVIVHRKGATPAGRDVYGIIPGTMVDPAFVVEGLGNPMSLCSAAHGAGRVMSRKEALARFRRSDLEHVLKERGVRLLSGGLDEVPMAYKDIREVMAAQADLVRIRGTFLPRIVKMAK; this is translated from the coding sequence ATCCGGGAAAGCTCGGGTAATCATTTCGTCGAGTGGGGTATACTGGATGTGCCCGGGGCCATGCCGGGCCTGCCCGAAGGGACGTACCTGGCCCTCATGTCCCACAGCGGCAGCCGGGGCACGGGCGGGGAGGTGGCCAAGCACTACAGCGCGCTGGCCAGACGCCTGCATCCGGAGCTGCCGCGCGCCCTCGGACATCTGGCCTGGCTTGGGCTGGATACGGACGAAGGGCGCGAATACTGGGCCGCCATGGAGCTCATGGGCCGGTACAGCGCGGCGAGCCACGCCCTTATCCATGCCGCCGTGGCCGGGAGCCTGGGCTTGACGCCCATGCGCAGCATCGAGAACCACCACAATTTCGCCTGGCGAGAGATTCACGACGGACGTGAGGTCATCGTGCATCGCAAGGGCGCGACCCCGGCCGGTCGGGATGTATACGGGATCATTCCCGGCACCATGGTCGATCCGGCCTTTGTGGTCGAGGGCCTGGGCAATCCGATGTCCCTGTGCTCGGCGGCCCACGGCGCTGGCCGGGTCATGAGCCGCAAGGAGGCCCTTGCGCGCTTTCGCAGGTCCGATCTGGAGCATGTCCTCAAGGAGCGCGGGGTGCGGCTCCTGTCCGGAGGGCTCGACGAAGTGCCCATGGCCTACAAGGACATACGGGAAGTCATGGCCGCGCAGGCCGATCTGGTGCGTATTCGCGGAACTTTTTTGCCGCGCATCGTGAAAATGGCGAAATAA